The Theropithecus gelada isolate Dixy chromosome 11, Tgel_1.0, whole genome shotgun sequence genome includes a region encoding these proteins:
- the KRT76 gene encoding keratin, type II cytoskeletal 2 oral encodes MNRQVCKKSFSGGSQGFSGRSAVVSGSSRMSCVARSGGAGGGACGFRSGAGCFGSRSLYNLGGNKSISISVAAGGSRAGGFVGGQSSCGFAGGYGGGFGGSYGGGFGGGRGIGSGFGGAGGFGGAGGFGGPGVFGGLGSFGSPGGFVPGGFSGGIQEVTVNQSLLQPLNVEIDPQIGQVKAQEREQIKTLNNKFASFIDKVRFLEQQNKVLETKWELLQQQTTGSGPSSLEPCFESYINFLRKQLDSLLAERGNLEGELKSMQDLVEDFKKKYEDEINKRTAAENEFVGLKKDVDAAFMNKVELQAKVDSLTDEVSFLRTLYEMELSQMQSHVSDTSVVLSMDNNRCLDLDNIIAEVRAQYEEIAQRSKAEAEALYQTKLGELQTTAGRHGDDLKNTKSEIMELNRMIQRLRAEIENVKKQNANLQTAISEAEQRGEMALKDANAKLQDLQAALQKAKDDLARLLRDYQELMNVKLALDVEIATYRKLLEGEECRMSGECQSAVCISVVSNVTSTSGSSGSSRGVFGGVRGSGGYRGGGSSSGYGVSGGSSSAYGAVSGGSSSSYGGVSSGSTGGRGSSGGYQSSSSGSRLGGAGSMSMSHSGMGSSSGSVQTSGGSGYKSGGGGSTSIRFSQTTSSSQHNSTK; translated from the exons ATGAACAGACAAGTCTGCAAGAAATCCTTCAGTGGCGGGAGCCAGGGTTTCTCCGGCCGCTCTGCCGTGGTCTCCGGCAGCAGCAGGATGAGCTGTGTGGCCCGCTCTGGGGGAGCTGGTGGAGGGGCCTGTGGCTTCCGGAGCGGAGCAGGCTGCTTTGGCAGTCGCAGCCTCTACAACCTGGGTGGCAACAAGAGCATCTCCATCAGCGTGGCAGCTGGTGGCTCCCGGGCTGGAGGCTTTGTGGGAGGGCAGAGCAGCTGTGGCTTTGCAGGTGGCTATGGAGGTGGCTTTGGGGGCAGCTATGGTGGTGGCTTTGGTGGTGGCAGAGGAATAGGTAGTGGTTTTGGAGGGGCTGGTGGCTTTGGTGGAGCTGGTGGGTTTGGTGGTCCTGGTGTCTTTGGTGGGCTTGGCAGCTTTGGCAGTCCTGGTGGCTTTGTCCCTGGGGGCTTTTCTGGGGGAATTCAGGAAGTGACTGTAAACCAGAGTCTCCTGCAGCCCCTCAATGTGGAGATCGACCCCCAGATTGGACAAGTAAAGGCCCAGGAGCGGGAGCAGATCAAGACCCTCAACAACAAGTTTGCCTCCTTCATTGACAAG GTGCGGTTCCTGGAACAGCAGAACAAGGTCCTGGAGACCAAGTGGGAACTGCTCCAGCAGCAGACCACAGGCTCGGGGCCCAGCAGCCTAGAGCCTTGTTTTGAATCCTACATCAACTTCCTACGCAAGCAGCTGGATTCACTTCTAGCAGAGAGGGGGAACCTGGAGGGAGAGCTGAAAAGCATGCAGGACCTGGTGGAAGACTTCAAAAAGAA GTATGAAGATGAAATCAACAAACGAACTGCGGCAGAGAATGAGTTTGTGGGGCTCAAGAAG GATGTGGATGCGGCTTTCATGAACAAGGTGGAGCTGCAGGCCAAAGTGGACAGCCTGACAGATGAAGTCAGCTTCCTGAGGACCCTCTATGAGATG GAGCTGTCCCAGATGCAGAGCCATGTCAGCGACACGTCTGTGGTTCTGTCTATGGACAACAACCGCTGCCTGGACCTGGACAACATCATTGCTGAGGTCCGTGCCCAGTATGAGGAGATTGCCCAGAGGAGCAAGGCTGAAGCTGAGGCCCTGTACCAGACCAAG CTTGGGGAGCTGCAGACCACAGCTGGCAGGCACGGGGATGACCTGAAGAACACCAAGAGTGAGATCATGGAGCTCAACAGGATGATCCAGAGGCTACGGGCTGAGATTGAAAATGTCAAGAAGCAG AATGCCAACCTGCAGACGGCAATTTCAGAGGCTGAGCAGCGTGGAGAGATGGCCCTCAAGGATGCCAATGCCAAGCTCCAAGACTTGCAGGCTGCCCTACAGAAGGCCAAGGATGACCTGGCTCGGCTCCTGCGTGACTACCAGGAGCTGATGAACGTCAAGCTGGCCCTGGATGTGGAGATTGCCACCTACCGCAAGCTGCTGGAGGGAGAGGAGTGCAG gATGTCTGGAGAGTGTCAGAGTGCCGTGTGCATTT CAGTGGTCAGCAATGTCACCAGCACAAGTGGCAGCTCTGGTAGTAGCCGTGGAGTTTTTGGAGGGGTCCGTGGCAGTGGTGGCTACAgaggcggcggcagcagcagcggcTATGGAGTCAGTGGCGGCAGCAGCAGTGCCTATGGAGCAGTCagtggcggcagcagcagcagctatgGAGGGGTCAGCAGCGGCAGCACTGGGGGCAGGGGTAGCAGCGGGGGCTACCAGAGCAGCAGTAGTGGGAGCAGGCTCGGTGGTGCCGGTAGCATGTCCATGAGCCACAGCGGAATGGGCTCCAGCTCTGGCAGTGTCCAGACTTCTGGAGGCAGTGGCTATAAGTCTGGTGGTGGAGGCAGCACCAGTATCCGCTTTTCCCAGACCACAAGCTCAAGCCAGCATAACTCCACCAAGTGA